The following nucleotide sequence is from Halobacillus mangrovi.
AACCTTTCCTATCTCTCCAGATGACGCTGTGGGATTAATCTTCGATTGTGATTCCCATACTGCGCGCAGTACCTTCTACCATGCGCATTGCAGCTTCAACGTCAGCAGCATTCAAATCAGGCATTTTCGTTTCTGCGATTTCGCGTACTTGGTCGCGTTTTACAGAAGCGACTTTGTTACGGTTTGGCTCACCAGAACCTGATTCAATACCAGCCGCTTTCTTAAGAAGAACAGCAGCAGGTGGAGTTTTCGTAACGAATGTAAAGGAACGGTCTTCATATACCGTAATTTCAACTGGGATAATCGTACCCGCTTGTTCCTGAGTACGAGCGTTAAACTCCTTACAGAAACCCATGATGTTAATACCCGCTTGACCTAGTGCTGGTCCTACTGGCGGTGCTGGGTTCGCTTTACCTGCAGGAATTTGAAGCTTTACAACATTAATAACTTTTTTAGCCACGAGACACACCTCCTTAAAGTCCGTGATGTGGTAATAGGGAAAACCCCTCCCACTCATTTTGCAATATGCTTAACGCCTCTCCGATTGAGGCACATAAAGAACATAAAAATTCTAGCATCTTTATTAGAAGAATGCAAGGGGGAGGGGGTGATTTTTTAAATGGTCAATGAATTTCGGACATTGATTTATCTGTGCTGACCTGGGCGATCCTCGTTCAAATCTATAATTTTTCGATTTGGGAGAAGTCTAACTCTACCGGCGTTTCACGGCCGAACATGTTGACGTGGACTTTTACTTTCTGTTTATCCGTATCAATATACTCGATCGTTCCAGTAAAGTTTGCGAAAGGTCCGTCCGTTACTTTAACACTTTCCTTCACCTCAAAGTCAACCTCTGTTTTCGGTTTTTCGTTCATACCCATACGTTTGAGAACAGTGTCCACTTCTTCAGGAAGGAGAGGGATTGGTTTAGAGCCGGAGCCAGTCGATCCAACGAACCCTGTGACACCTGGCGTATTCCGTACGACATACCAAGAATCATCCGTCATGACCATCTCAGCTAAAACGTAACCCGGGAATACTTTCTTCTTTGCTATTTTTCTTTTACCATTCTTAATTTCCGCTTCTTCGTCTTCAGGGACTAGCACACGAAAAATTTTATCTTCCATTCCCATTGACTCGACACGCTTTTCTAAGTTGGTCTTTACTTTGTTTTCATAACCTGAATAGGTGTGAACAACATACCATCTTTTTTCCATTTGAACAGGACAAATGCTTGCCCTTCCCTCCCTTATATTAAATTTAATACTTTTTTCCAACATAAAAAACCCGTTAAACGGGTTTTTTGTGAGTCTATCTCCTATTATAGCATAAAATCTACTGTACTATTCTTTAGCAATGAGTTCAAGTACCTGGGATATCCCAAGATCAACAACGGCAAAGAAAACGGCAACGAAAGCTACTGTAGCTAAAACGGTAATCGTATAACGAGTAAGTTCACGACCTTTTGGCCAGCTGACCTTGCGCATTTCTCTAGCTACGTTCTTAAAGAACTTAAACATGGATGCCATACCCCCCAAACTTGTGCCTGCCGGCTTCTTTCTCTATTTCGTTTCGCGATGCAAGGTGTGTTTCCCGCACCTCTTGCAAAACTTACGAACTTCTAGACGTTCGGATTGACTCGATTGATTTTTATATGAACTATAGTTTCGACTAGAGCATTCAGTACAAGCTAATACTACTTTTTTTCGCATTGATTCGTCATCCTCTTCATTTAGAGGTTTACACACTCAATAAATGTAGCACTCTTCCTAAAGCCTGTCAATCTTCCATTTATAGAGTGATTTCGCTAATCTCCAAGTATTTCTCAAGTTTTCTTTTTACCCGTTGCAAAGCATTATCTATGGATTTTACGTGACGATCAAGCTCGACTGAAATCTCCTGATACGAACGCCCGTCCAAGTATAGGGAGAGGACTTTCTTCTCTAATTCGCTTAACAACTCTGAAATTTTTTCTTCCATGTCAGAAAATTTTTCTTTGTTAACAATCAATTCTTGTGGATCGATGGCTTTAGAGCCAGCGATCACATCTAACAATGTCCGATCAGATTCTTCGTCATAAATAGGCTTGTCCAGTGAAACGTAGGAATTTAAAGGGATGTGCTTTTGTCTGGTGGCAGTTTTGATTGCGGTAATAATTTGACGGGTGACGCATAGTTCGGCAAAGGCTTTAAAAGAAGACAGCTTTCCTTCCTGGTAATCGCGGATAGCTTTATAAAGACCAATCATACCTTCCTGCACAATATCTTCCCGGTCTGCGCCAATAAGAAAGTAAGTCCGAGCTTTAGCGCGAACAAAGTTCTTGTACTTATTAATTAAATAATCGAGAGCTTGGACCTGACCTTGATTAATCCGTTCGATAATCGCTTCATCCTCAAGCTTGCTAAGATCCAACTCATTGATGTCCATCTCCGTTTGAATGATGCTCACACAGGATCCCCCCGACCGTGCTACCTCAATATAGCAATATTATACAGTAAGCGCTTGAATAGCGTCAACAAGTTGTCAGAATTATTTATCTCCTCGCCGCCATTTTTCAAATAATTTTCTTACTTCTTCGTTCATCGGTATTTTCGGCTGGTACTGTACTTGATTGTGAGATTCAACATCTTTTTTTATCTGGTTTTCAATATTTTTAATCTCGATATACAATTCTCTAGCAGATTTTCGGAATGCTCCTTGTCCAAAGATCGTCCGCTGCTCTGCATAATCCGAGGTTGCCACATAGACCTGGGTCCGTACATCATTCAATTCTCCCGCTAATTTTTCTATCCGTTCATCTGCCGTTTCGTTTTCTTTTGTAAAAATAACATCAACTTTGTAATTTTTATGTTTTTTTTCTAAGCCTCGAACATGGTAAGCATCAAAAACGACAATGATCCGATCGCCAGTATAAGATTGATATTCCGCAAGCATTTCTATTAGAAGATCACGGGCCTGGCCTAGATCTTTTTCCTTCAGTCTCTTAAGTTCCGGCCAAGCACCGATCATGTTGTACCCATCTACGATTAGAACAATCATAAGTTATTCACCAATCGGATGGCGCTTTCTGTATACTTCATACATCAATAGCGATGCTGCTACCGACGCATTTAACGAGGTGACCTTTCCTGCCATCGGAAGACTTACTGTCCAGTCACACTTCTCTTTTGTCAGACGGCTCATGCCTTTTCCTTCACTGCCAATTACTAGAGCAATCGGCATCGTACCATCTAATTGTCGATAATCTTCTGTACCTTTTGCATCTGTCCCGACGACCCAGACAAAACGCTCCTTCAACTCTTCAATCGTGCGGGCAAGATTCGTTACTCGTGCAACAGGAATGTATTCAATCGCCCCTGTAGATGTTTTTGCAACTGTTCCTGTCAAAGCGACTGAACGCCTTTTAGGAATGATGACTCCATGCGCACCACTGGCATCCGCTGTACGCAGAATTGAACCAAGGTTGTGAGGGTCTTCAATTTCATCACAGATAATAAAGAAGGGAGCTTCCCCTTTTTCTTCAGCCTTAGCAAAAAGGTCCTCAAGATCACTATACTCATAGGCGGCTACCGACGCCGCTACACCCTGATGGTTGCCCTCGACGAGTTGGTCGATTTTTTTCTTAGGAACTTTTTGAACAATGACACCATTTTCCTTAGCCAGCTGTTCTAACTTCTTTGAAGCTTGATGCTGCAACTGATCGGACACAAGAACTTTATTGATCGATCGTCCTGAACGTAATGCTTCTTGGACCGGATTTTTCCCGATAATCCATTCTCCCTTCACTCTTCTCCACTCCTTTCTTCAACAAAATGGATGGCTTCAGTAATCAGTTCTTCCAGTCGTTCCGTTTGACCAGATAGATATAAAAATCCTAAAACCGCTTCAAAAGCTGTTGAATAGCGATAGGTTTGTACATCTGTACTTTTAGGGACAGACCCAGACTTGGCATTGCGGCCACGTCTGAGCACCCCTTCTTCTTCCTCTGTCAATTGCTCTTCTTTCTGCCAATGCTTTACGACCTCTGCCTGTGAAACTGCAGAGACAAACTTCACAGCTGCTTGGTGGAGATGCTGAGGTTTTACTGTACCCGACTCCAGCAGATGGTTCCGTACGTAAAGTTCATAAACCGCATCCCCCATGTAAGCAAGGGCGAGACTTTTCATCTGTTTCACATTTTCCATCTCTATCCCCGCTTCCAGCGTGTGCCTTGAGAAGTATCTTCTAAAATAATGTTTCTCTCTTTCAGTTCATCACGGATCTGATCAGCCCGTTCGAAGTTCCGATCTTTTCTTGCCTGCTTTCGTTCAGCAATTAATTGTTCGATCTCTTCATCCAAGAGTTCTTCCTGTTGCTCCAATTCAATTCCTAGAACATTCGTAAGCTCTTTGAATGTGTTCTCATAACGTTCTAATACTGCCGAATGAGTTTGGTTTTCCTGAAGATACAAGTTTGCTGATTTTGTCAGGTCAAAAAGAACAGAAATAGCGTTTGCCGTATTAAAATCATCATCCATCTCTTTAATGAACTGCTCTTTGTATCCATCAACTTCTTTCAGCCATTTTTCATTGTCCTCTTGCAAGTTCAAACTGGAATCTTTACGGTGCTTGATATTTTCAAATGCA
It contains:
- the rplK gene encoding 50S ribosomal protein L11, which gives rise to MAKKVINVVKLQIPAGKANPAPPVGPALGQAGINIMGFCKEFNARTQEQAGTIIPVEITVYEDRSFTFVTKTPPAAVLLKKAAGIESGSGEPNRNKVASVKRDQVREIAETKMPDLNAADVEAAMRMVEGTARSMGITIED
- the nusG gene encoding transcription termination/antitermination protein NusG, whose protein sequence is MEKRWYVVHTYSGYENKVKTNLEKRVESMGMEDKIFRVLVPEDEEAEIKNGKRKIAKKKVFPGYVLAEMVMTDDSWYVVRNTPGVTGFVGSTGSGSKPIPLLPEEVDTVLKRMGMNEKPKTEVDFEVKESVKVTDGPFANFTGTIEYIDTDKQKVKVHVNMFGRETPVELDFSQIEKL
- the secE gene encoding preprotein translocase subunit SecE, with the protein product MFKFFKNVAREMRKVSWPKGRELTRYTITVLATVAFVAVFFAVVDLGISQVLELIAKE
- the rpmG gene encoding 50S ribosomal protein L33, whose protein sequence is MRKKVVLACTECSSRNYSSYKNQSSQSERLEVRKFCKRCGKHTLHRETK
- the sigH gene encoding RNA polymerase sporulation sigma factor SigH, whose translation is MSIIQTEMDINELDLSKLEDEAIIERINQGQVQALDYLINKYKNFVRAKARTYFLIGADREDIVQEGMIGLYKAIRDYQEGKLSSFKAFAELCVTRQIITAIKTATRQKHIPLNSYVSLDKPIYDEESDRTLLDVIAGSKAIDPQELIVNKEKFSDMEEKISELLSELEKKVLSLYLDGRSYQEISVELDRHVKSIDNALQRVKRKLEKYLEISEITL
- a CDS encoding NYN domain-containing protein; translation: MIVLIVDGYNMIGAWPELKRLKEKDLGQARDLLIEMLAEYQSYTGDRIIVVFDAYHVRGLEKKHKNYKVDVIFTKENETADERIEKLAGELNDVRTQVYVATSDYAEQRTIFGQGAFRKSARELYIEIKNIENQIKKDVESHNQVQYQPKIPMNEEVRKLFEKWRRGDK
- the rlmB gene encoding 23S rRNA (guanosine(2251)-2'-O)-methyltransferase RlmB, which encodes MKGEWIIGKNPVQEALRSGRSINKVLVSDQLQHQASKKLEQLAKENGVIVQKVPKKKIDQLVEGNHQGVAASVAAYEYSDLEDLFAKAEEKGEAPFFIICDEIEDPHNLGSILRTADASGAHGVIIPKRRSVALTGTVAKTSTGAIEYIPVARVTNLARTIEELKERFVWVVGTDAKGTEDYRQLDGTMPIALVIGSEGKGMSRLTKEKCDWTVSLPMAGKVTSLNASVAASLLMYEVYRKRHPIGE
- a CDS encoding Mini-ribonuclease 3; amino-acid sequence: MENVKQMKSLALAYMGDAVYELYVRNHLLESGTVKPQHLHQAAVKFVSAVSQAEVVKHWQKEEQLTEEEEGVLRRGRNAKSGSVPKSTDVQTYRYSTAFEAVLGFLYLSGQTERLEELITEAIHFVEERSGEE